A single region of the Agromyces sp. Leaf222 genome encodes:
- a CDS encoding S9 family peptidase, whose translation MLGALAAVSLAFVGLGYVIARRVTAPAGPRMFDLVVRGLDESGETPMVILARTPKTEVVGQFNLILESGDWVRLGPRVIDLGAGLVGRDVEQPDVPPSLVPGARASWSGIYFRTPADAGLHARDVEIRTPVGPAPAWVIVPQQQASGDWAIHIHGLGSPRAGTLRGVQVATDVGLTSLVVSFRNDGEGPQVGSGRSTLGALETDDVESAVQYALDQGARRIILFGWSMGGAIALQLASRSGVRKHLAGIVLESPVLDWIETIKANCVHTGMPGWVGVLAVPWLDLPALSRFAGLAAPVVTGAFNQIAGPAYVALPILLLHGTADTSAPVDAAHEFARLNPAVEVSLFGADHTFTWNVDPNAWRACVSAWLGVWVSPKHN comes from the coding sequence GTGCTCGGTGCGCTCGCGGCGGTCAGCCTCGCGTTCGTCGGCCTCGGGTACGTCATCGCGCGGCGCGTGACGGCGCCAGCGGGACCACGCATGTTCGACCTCGTTGTTCGAGGTCTGGATGAGTCGGGAGAGACGCCCATGGTCATTCTCGCTCGTACGCCGAAGACGGAAGTCGTCGGCCAGTTCAACCTGATTCTCGAGTCCGGGGACTGGGTGAGACTCGGCCCTCGAGTCATTGACCTTGGTGCGGGCCTCGTAGGTCGGGACGTCGAGCAACCGGACGTGCCGCCCTCGCTTGTGCCTGGGGCGCGTGCCTCGTGGAGCGGCATCTACTTCCGGACGCCGGCGGATGCTGGACTGCACGCGCGCGACGTGGAGATTCGCACGCCGGTTGGCCCTGCGCCTGCCTGGGTAATCGTGCCGCAACAGCAGGCATCGGGGGACTGGGCGATTCATATCCACGGTCTCGGAAGTCCTCGTGCCGGCACACTCCGGGGTGTTCAGGTCGCTACGGATGTGGGGCTGACGTCGCTCGTCGTGTCCTTCCGTAACGATGGAGAAGGACCTCAGGTCGGCAGCGGGCGTTCAACTCTGGGAGCACTGGAGACCGATGACGTCGAATCCGCCGTGCAATACGCCCTTGATCAGGGTGCTCGCCGGATCATCCTCTTTGGCTGGTCGATGGGTGGCGCGATCGCCCTCCAACTCGCTTCGCGATCTGGGGTGCGTAAACATCTGGCAGGCATCGTGCTCGAGTCGCCGGTGCTCGATTGGATCGAGACGATCAAAGCCAACTGTGTTCACACTGGCATGCCGGGATGGGTCGGAGTGCTCGCCGTGCCTTGGCTGGATTTGCCGGCTCTGTCGAGGTTCGCCGGGCTCGCGGCGCCGGTTGTGACTGGAGCCTTCAATCAGATCGCCGGCCCGGCGTACGTCGCCCTTCCGATCCTGCTGCTCCATGGCACAGCAGATACCTCCGCTCCGGTTGACGCAGCGCACGAATTCGCTCGCCTCAATCCGGCAGTCGAGGTCAGTTTGTTTGGTGCCGACCACACGTTCACCTGGAACGTTGATCCCAACGCCTGGCGTGCATGTGTTTCAGCGTGGCTGGGCGTTTGGGTGAGCCCGAAACATAACTGA
- a CDS encoding DUF6545 domain-containing protein has protein sequence MTSVIVASLMWLLVLALLVLRRGRVERTITWAAVTIAISMTLNIDPVYLTLDAAAGGSNAVTLVADLALMTGVFLLGRGVMKAADHPPRAVRIALSRVVFGAAVFSASIAFLLIERGATTTNFMLDLGQQPAAAVYSMIHFTYYAVVLGAMAVVASEQVRVSQGILALPPALLVAGCGFGISLTIDIIVMDVAHLAGNTDLMSTAAVLYGPLYLLTFLLLCSGFAGQPFARAVRARRRERTTRALAARLASVWQAASDVHPGISRNAEAVFDADDPETLLHRQVVEIRDAMIDIRVAFVVRGADLEALEDAERHLVGEGATPDAATSTRVRQ, from the coding sequence GTGACGTCCGTCATTGTCGCCAGCCTCATGTGGCTGCTCGTCCTCGCGCTGCTCGTGCTGCGTCGCGGACGCGTGGAGCGCACCATCACTTGGGCCGCGGTGACGATCGCGATTTCTATGACGCTCAACATCGATCCCGTGTATCTCACGCTCGACGCTGCGGCGGGGGGATCGAACGCTGTTACGCTGGTCGCCGACCTCGCGTTGATGACCGGGGTCTTCCTGCTCGGCCGCGGCGTCATGAAGGCAGCGGATCACCCGCCCCGAGCCGTGCGGATTGCGCTCAGTCGCGTTGTGTTCGGCGCGGCCGTCTTCAGCGCTTCGATAGCGTTCCTCCTGATCGAGCGTGGTGCGACCACGACGAACTTCATGCTCGACCTTGGTCAGCAACCCGCCGCGGCGGTCTATTCAATGATCCATTTCACGTACTACGCGGTCGTGCTCGGAGCGATGGCCGTGGTGGCCTCCGAGCAGGTTCGCGTCAGCCAGGGCATCTTGGCGCTGCCGCCGGCGCTCTTGGTTGCGGGCTGTGGGTTCGGCATCTCACTGACCATCGACATCATCGTCATGGATGTCGCGCATCTCGCTGGCAACACGGACCTGATGAGCACCGCGGCCGTGCTCTATGGCCCGCTGTATCTGCTTACCTTCCTGCTCCTATGCAGCGGGTTCGCCGGGCAGCCGTTCGCTCGGGCGGTCCGAGCTCGCCGACGCGAACGCACCACGCGGGCACTCGCAGCCCGGTTGGCGTCCGTCTGGCAGGCCGCATCCGACGTCCACCCGGGTATCAGTCGCAACGCGGAGGCCGTTTTCGATGCGGATGACCCCGAGACGCTGTTGCACCGTCAGGTGGTGGAGATCCGCGACGCGATGATCGACATTCGGGTCGCCTTCGTTGTCAGGGGCGCGGATCTTGAAGCTCTCGAGGATGCTGAGCGCCATCTGGTCGGCGAGGGTGCAACACCAGACGCGGCCACATCGACGCGGGTGCGGCAGTGA